The sequence below is a genomic window from Hippocampus zosterae strain Florida chromosome 7, ASM2543408v3, whole genome shotgun sequence.
CGTCTTCTGCTTCACCCGAATCTTCTCCTTGATCAAGAAGCTGTTCCTGGACCACTGGCCCTTCGGCTTGTTCATCTGCAAGTTCAACGGCTTCTTCAAGTACGCCAACATGTTCGGCTCCGTCTTCATGCTGGCCGTCATCAGCGTGGACCGGGCCGTCTGCATCTGGTTCCCGGTGTTCACTCGGCGCCACTGCACCGTGTGTCACGCCCGAGTGGTGGCCGTGTGCGTGTGGGCGGCGGCCGTTGTCTTCAGCGCGCCTTACTTCTTCTACCGGCAAGTCTTCCTGGATGCCAAGAACCTGAGCAAGTGCACGGTCGAGGAGGTCAAGGACACGGACGCCAGGACGGCGCTCTACTTCATCCGCTTCCTGTGCGGTTTCGCGTTGCCCTTCCTGGTCATCCTGGGCTGCTACATCCTGGCCGGGCTGGGCATCCGCCGCATCCGCTTGTCGGGCAAGTCCCGCCCCCTGCGGGTGCTGGCCCTGCTGGTGGCCGCCTTCTTCCTGTGCTGGGCTCCGTACCACGGCCTGCTGATGCTCAGGATGGTGGACAGCAAAAGCTCGGCGGTCAAGGCGTGGCTGCCTATCGCCAAGGGCGTGGCCTACTTCAACAGCTGCGTCAACCCGCTTCTTTACTTCTTTGTGGGCCTCAAGATGAAGGGCCGCTCCAAGAAGTCTCTGACGGGCCTCTACAAGAGAGCTCTGGCCGACGAGGTTGACGCACAGTCGGGGCAGACCAACGAAGACTTCGTGGAGAGCCGGTCTCGGGTGTGAGGGCGGCGGCTGAGGGCTAAAATAACTgctaaatactgtacaataagAAGACGACTAATAATGATCATGTATAGCACCCGTTGTAGCTTTCTTCTCATACGGTATTGCGGACTGCATAACTAGTTTCAACGGATTTGCTCACTGGTCCTGTACagtgaagtgatttttttttggggggggggggtggggtttgggggaaaaTGCTTACTTTTGATTTAGTTTGCATTTTAGTAGTCCTTTCAATAAATGGAGTCGAGTAGAAagttttctattttctttttttttttttaaagtcgtgGTGTGGCTTACTTCAACAGCTGCGTCAACCGGCTTCTTGACTTCTTTGTGGGCCTGGAGCTGAAGAGCCGCTCCAAGAAGACTCCGGCGGCCCTGTATAAGAGCGCTCTGGCCGATGACCTTGACGAAGGGATGGGGCAGTCCATCTACGACGACAAAAGATAGAACGGTTCACGGGTTCATGTTTGTCACGAAAAATCCCGACATCTTTAACTTGAGCGGCCACAATGCCAGAAAAGCCATCGGGGCCATTCGTCTTCGATCCTGCAGACGAACTGGAGGACGGGCGAGGCCTTGCCCGCCACTTGTCGGAGA
It includes:
- the LOC127603625 gene encoding C3a anaphylatoxin chemotactic receptor-like gives rise to the protein MSSLSLRTIEWTADLIRAVQQVPKMLSGEPASFLLLNTSLSVPAAMASKGRNMDTLAVILNTLMILLGIPGNSFVIWVAGVKLKANVLNVWLVNLAVADVVFCFTRIFSLIKKLFLDHWPFGLFICKFNGFFKYANMFGSVFMLAVISVDRAVCIWFPVFTRRHCTVCHARVVAVCVWAAAVVFSAPYFFYRQVFLDAKNLSKCTVEEVKDTDARTALYFIRFLCGFALPFLVILGCYILAGLGIRRIRLSGKSRPLRVLALLVAAFFLCWAPYHGLLMLRMVDSKSSAVKAWLPIAKGVAYFNSCVNPLLYFFVGLKMKGRSKKSLTGLYKRALADEVDAQSGQTNEDFVESRSRV